The sequence ATGCTCGACTTAGTCGCAAATTTATCAGGACTTTTGGGCGGATTGTTGTTCTACCGATTCGTAATATCTGAAAAAATAGCGTAAGCTTTATCCCAAATCAAATTTCTGGGAATAAAACGTTGTACAACTAATAGCAAATCAATCGTGGTTGAAGATTGATCAAGCATGCATAAACAAGCCCCAAACAGGGCTGACGACTTTCTATTAAATCCTACACCCTTTTTATTAAAAAATTTACTTGTCATGTATAAGGAACGTGAAATTGTTCTTGCTAAACTTAGCATCGCGATTCAAGTTATTTTAACTGTGCTATGTTTTTTGGCAATTGGTTTTATAACCGACAGTGAGGAGTTTAAATATTTAAGCTCATCGCGCGAATTGAAAAACGCGATTGTTGTTATCACTCTATTATGGTACATCATCCTCGACATTTACGGGATGGGGTCGGTAGCTCGTACCATGGGAACGAGCAACATTGTGAAAGGCTATATTAAAGCTGTAACAACATCAGTGTGTTTTCTTTTCGCCGTAAACATTATCCTCCGCTATCAAGTATTCGAGTTGACAAACCTGCTTTACTTCGGTGTAGTAGACCTTGTTTTGCTCATCTTATACAACAACTCGGTATTTATGCTGATGCGTTACTTACGTCGAAAAGGGTTCAACTCAAAACAAATCCTAATTATTGCGGATAAAGAATGTATCCCAAACATCGATGAGATTATCAACACAAAAGACTGGGGGTTCCAAATATGGGGAATCATGTCAGATTGTGAGGAAATTAAACAGAAATATGTTCTCGACTACAATGTCATCTCTATGCGTTCGAATATCAAGCCTCTTATTGATTCGAACCCGATTGATGACGTCATATATTGCCGTTCTGGAGTAAACCAAAAGGAAATTAAAAACTACTTGGATGACTGTTCCGAAATTGGTGTTGGGTTCCACTATCAAACAAAAATTGGGGCCTTTATCAAAGAGAAAAACGGAAGTCCTTCAATGTCACGAATCAATACGCTTCCGTTTATTTCTTATAAAAATGCACCTGATAATTATTTGGAACTGAAGTTTAAGTCCCTGTTCGACTTTTTCTTTAGCTTGTGTGTTATCGTTCTTACCTTTCCCGTACAGTTAGCAATTGCAATCGCTATCAAAATAGACGACGGCGGACCAGTTTTCTTTAAACAAGAGCGAGTAGGCTTAAACGGTCGCAGATTCCACTGTTTCAAGTTCAGAACAATGGTAGTAAATGCCGAGGAGTTAAAGGCACAATTAGCTGGTCAAAACGAGCAGGAAGGGCCGGTATTCAAAATCAAAGCAGACCCTCGAATTACGAGAATTGGGCGTTTCCTTAGAAAAACTTCACTTGATGAAATACCGCAGTTCCTAAATGTAATTCGTGGCGATATGTCTGTCGTTGGTCCACGACCACCGCTGCCATCAGAAGTCGAGAAGTATGAAAGATGGCAAATCAGACGTCTTAGTATGAAACCAGGAATTACTTGTACATGGCAAGTATCAGGGCGAAATAATATCCCTTTCACTCAGTGGATGAAGCTAGATTTGGAATATATCGACAATTGGTCGTTTAAAAACGATATTAGCCTTATCTTTAAAACAGTTAAGGTAGTCGTAGTCGGTGATGGTAGCTAAGTCATTTAGTACCTCATCTCATAAAATCCGGTTCTTAAAACAAACGCTGTAACTCTACCGAATCCTATTAATACGAAGAATAATTTATGAAGCACTTTGTAGATAGAAAAGATGTCTGCGTCATAATACCAATGCACAAGCCAGTTCTCTCAGACTTGGAGAATATTTCATTCCAACGAATTGTTAATAAATTCTCAAGTAGAAAAATTTTCATTATATGTCCGGCAAAGGTATCTGAGGCACTCGCTAAAATGTCGTCAAAATATCCAAACATTGAAGTGAAGATTTTTGACGATAAGTACTTTGGGAAAATAATTCGACATAACAATCTATTACTAAGTTTAGAATTCTACACGGCGTTCGATAGTTACAACTTTTTGCTTATTTGC is a genomic window of Mangrovibacterium diazotrophicum containing:
- a CDS encoding sugar transferase encodes the protein MHKQAPNRADDFLLNPTPFLLKNLLVMYKEREIVLAKLSIAIQVILTVLCFLAIGFITDSEEFKYLSSSRELKNAIVVITLLWYIILDIYGMGSVARTMGTSNIVKGYIKAVTTSVCFLFAVNIILRYQVFELTNLLYFGVVDLVLLILYNNSVFMLMRYLRRKGFNSKQILIIADKECIPNIDEIINTKDWGFQIWGIMSDCEEIKQKYVLDYNVISMRSNIKPLIDSNPIDDVIYCRSGVNQKEIKNYLDDCSEIGVGFHYQTKIGAFIKEKNGSPSMSRINTLPFISYKNAPDNYLELKFKSLFDFFFSLCVIVLTFPVQLAIAIAIKIDDGGPVFFKQERVGLNGRRFHCFKFRTMVVNAEELKAQLAGQNEQEGPVFKIKADPRITRIGRFLRKTSLDEIPQFLNVIRGDMSVVGPRPPLPSEVEKYERWQIRRLSMKPGITCTWQVSGRNNIPFTQWMKLDLEYIDNWSFKNDISLIFKTVKVVVVGDGS